A window from Triticum aestivum cultivar Chinese Spring chromosome 6D, IWGSC CS RefSeq v2.1, whole genome shotgun sequence encodes these proteins:
- the LOC123145012 gene encoding neural Wiskott-Aldrich syndrome protein gives MATPTAAADTAAAPLTPVAPEPAAKVSLAPSDMVAPTAAADTSAPPPPAPVPPTAAADTAAPPPPAPAPSTAAADTAAPPPPPPPITTEPAAKVSHSPYHMAAPTATAETVGRPIPPPPAPEIAAKVSHFPPPFPPQPDAPAPKRRKLEEAGFHTSAYYKIRAAVADLRLRFVQVHEATDFRKSDAAREILREIKTVMELSKKMRLDLGVSSESMKPSEKPLAGAVKDEPTEPIPSAERNQVPPTGQPAVPPNIANDGAPATQA, from the exons ATGGCCACTCCGACGGCAGCCGccgacaccgccgccgccccgctgacTCCAGTTGCCCCGGAGCCCGCGGCGAAAGTCTCTCTTGCCCCTTCTGATATGGTTGCTCCGACCGCAGCAGCCGAcacctccgccccgccgccgcctgcaccAGTCCCTCCGACCGCAGCCGCCGacaccgccgcgccgccgccgccagctccaGCCCCTTCAACCGCAGCAGCCGACACCgccgctccgccaccacctcctcctccaataACGACGGAGCCTGCGGCCAAGGTCTCTCATAGTCCTTACCACATGGCCGCCCCGACGGCAACCGCCGAGACCGTCGGTCGGCCAATTCCTCCTCCTCCAGCCCCGGAAATCGCGGCCAAGGTCTCCCATTTCCCCCCTCCTTTTCCTCCTCAGCCCGATGCGCCTGCGCCGAAAAGGCGGAAGCTGGAGGAGGCGGGGTTCCACACTTCCGCCTACTACAAGATCCGGGCCGCCGTTGCCGACCTCCGCCTCCGCTTCGTCCAG GTTCACGAAGCTACTGATTTTCGGAAGAGCGATGCTGCTCGCGAGATTCTGAGAG AGATAAAGACAGTTATGGAACTCTCCAAGAAAATGAGGCTTGATCTCGGTGTCTCTTCTGAATCCATGAAACCGTCAGAGAAGCCTTTAGCTGGAGCTGTGAAGGACGAGCCCACAGAGCCAATTCCATCTGCAGAAAGAAATCAAGTTCCTCCTACAGGTCAGCCTGCAGTTCCTCCTAATATTGCAAATGATGGTGCACCGGCCACCCAAGCCTGA
- the LOC123141601 gene encoding uncharacterized protein encodes MQGAYHSEIEMDSKKGRSEMQMDTGATSKDTAAGKRKTKKKVPATAMAKKAAKPSVRKIDSTAKETRRRAPVYKLTIPVDDEDRDLFNELWMGTWGDVIVSMDRKTTVPSVGFTDLVSPRASISLVDTVQLFEVRISTKEASGLVWPLHVYGFIATRDSVDFKRNIIFEREKDDCQIVSEGVPYLALTGPARAVVLVDPVYFEVDLKVSGAGQSEDQELIYVACPFRNTQPPDSSLFTSVYTNKISALDLTFGHIVGSVEASVSMKVIHGPWLDGFRGSFAARTASINDMTVWLLEIGDNNGLPLADDGTIKLQRHVVCAELKRREYLEVSVSAYGVGGQRFDDGLHFTPQERGKLEGTLNVDSCEIEVTVTWSLIKYC; translated from the exons ATGCAAGGTGCGTACCATAGTGAGATTGAGATGGATTCCAAGAAGGGTAGGTCCGAGATGCAGATGGATACAGGGGCTACAAGCAAGGATACGGCGGCTGGGAAGCGGAAGACGAAGAAAAAGGTACCTGCGACTGCGATGGCAAAGAAGGCGGCGAAACCGAGCGTGAGGAAGATAGACAGCACGGCGAAGGAAACGCGTCGCCGGGCGCCGGTATACAAGCTGACAATTCCTGTCGACGATGAAGATCGCGACTTGTTCAACGAACTGTGGATGGGAACATGGGGCGATGTCATCGTTTCCATGGACCGAAAAA CGACTGTCCCCAGCGTGGGCTTCACGGACCTTGTTTCCCCCAGGGCCAGCATCAGCCTCGTCGACACTGTGCAGCTCTTTGAAGTCAGAATCTCAACAAAAGAGGCCTCAGGTTTAGTGTGGCCGCTGCATGTGTATGGTTTTATCGCCACGCGTGATTCGGTGGATTTCAAGCGCAATATCATCTTTGAGCGTGAAAAGGATGACTGCCAGATCGTCAGTGAGGGGGT tCCATACCTAGCACTGACTGGGCCTGCACGTGCTGTTGTGCTGGTTGATCCTGTCTACTTTGAGGTTGACCTCAAGGTGAGTGGAGCTGGGCAATCTGAGGATCAAGAGCTAATCTACGTAGCTTGTCCATTCAGGAACACCCAGCCGCCTGATTCATCCCTGTTTACGTCTGTCTACACCAACAAGATCAGCGCACTCGACTTGACATTTGGCCACATTGTTGGCTCAGTAGAGGCCTCGGTCAGTATGAAAGTCATCCATGGGCCATGGCTAGATGGTTTCCGAGGCTCTTTCGCTGCAAGAACTGCCAGCATAAATGACATGACAGTTTGGTTGCTTGAGATCGGTGATAATAACGGGTTGCCTCTTGCTGATGATGGCACGATCAAGCTTCAACGCCATGTTGTTTGTGCTGAACTTAAAAGACGAGAGTATCTGGAAGTTTCTGTCAGTGCTTATGGCGTCGGTGGGCAACGATTTGATGACGGTCTGCATTTTACACCTCAGGAACGCGGTAAACTTGAAGGTACACTTAATGTTGATTCATGTGAGATTGAGGTCACTGTGACCTGGTCCCTTATCAAGTATTGCTAG